A single genomic interval of Celeribacter indicus harbors:
- a CDS encoding DUF6324 family protein encodes MGINSEKDIEANLQIGPTTLGMVRIFIEAGGVEIPMDFEPEEAEEIAEEILAAAKQARKAR; translated from the coding sequence ATGGGCATCAATTCGGAAAAAGACATCGAAGCCAATCTGCAAATCGGCCCGACCACGCTCGGGATGGTGCGGATCTTCATCGAGGCCGGCGGGGTCGAGATCCCGATGGATTTCGAACCCGAAGAGGCCGAGGAAATCGCCGAGGAGATCCTCGCCGCCGCAAAACAGGCCCGCAAGGCCAGGTAG
- the ribB gene encoding 3,4-dihydroxy-2-butanone-4-phosphate synthase, which yields MTETNDSYEAAISPIEEIIEDARNGRMFILVDHEDRENEGDLVIPAQMATPEAINFMATHGRGLICLTLTGERIDALGLPLMASNNSSRHETAFTVSIEAREGVSTGISAHDRARTVAVAIDPSKTGADIATPGHIFPLRAREGGVLVRAGHTEAGVDVARLAGLLPSSVICEIMNEDGTMSRLPDLVAFAQKHGLKIGTISDLIAYRRRHDNLVVRTAERDVTSAFGGDWHMQVFTDVLKGAEHIVLTKGNVATPEPVLVRMHAINPLEDVLGIGRTSREIEGAMELIAEEGRGVIVLLRDTEMKLLDEGSEVPHTLRQYGLGAQILAVLGLHELILLTDHPQPKIVGLEAYGLNIFDTRKIKGA from the coding sequence ATGACTGAGACGAACGACAGCTACGAAGCCGCGATCTCCCCCATCGAGGAGATCATCGAGGATGCCCGCAACGGGCGGATGTTCATCCTCGTCGATCACGAGGACCGCGAGAACGAGGGCGATCTCGTCATTCCGGCGCAGATGGCCACGCCGGAGGCGATCAACTTCATGGCGACCCACGGGCGCGGGCTCATCTGCCTGACGCTCACCGGCGAGCGGATCGACGCGCTCGGCCTGCCGCTGATGGCGTCGAACAATTCCTCGCGTCACGAAACCGCCTTCACCGTCTCGATCGAGGCGCGGGAGGGCGTGTCCACCGGCATTTCCGCCCATGATCGCGCGCGCACCGTCGCCGTGGCGATCGACCCCAGCAAGACCGGGGCCGACATCGCGACGCCCGGCCATATCTTCCCGCTGCGCGCCCGCGAGGGCGGGGTGCTGGTGCGGGCGGGGCATACCGAGGCCGGGGTCGACGTGGCGCGGCTCGCGGGGCTTCTGCCCTCCTCGGTGATCTGCGAGATCATGAACGAGGACGGCACCATGTCGCGCCTTCCCGATCTCGTGGCCTTCGCGCAGAAGCACGGGCTGAAGATCGGCACGATCTCCGACCTGATCGCCTATCGCCGCCGCCACGACAACCTCGTGGTCAGGACCGCCGAGCGCGACGTGACCTCGGCCTTCGGCGGCGACTGGCACATGCAGGTCTTCACCGACGTGCTGAAGGGGGCCGAGCATATCGTGCTGACGAAGGGCAACGTGGCGACGCCCGAGCCGGTGCTCGTGCGGATGCACGCGATCAACCCGCTCGAGGACGTGCTGGGCATTGGCCGCACCTCGCGCGAGATCGAGGGCGCGATGGAACTCATCGCCGAAGAGGGTCGCGGCGTGATCGTGCTGCTGCGCGACACGGAGATGAAGCTGCTCGACGAGGGCAGCGAAGTGCCCCATACCCTGCGGCAATACGGGCTCGGGGCGCAGATCCTCGCGGTGCTCGGCCTGCACGAGTTGATCCTGCTCACCGATCATCCGCAGCCGAAGATCGTGGGGCTGGAGGCCTACGGGCTCAACATTTTCGACACGCGCAAGATCAAGGGAGCCTGA
- a CDS encoding MmcB family DNA repair protein, with the protein MSPTPDPFHATAQPGQLLARGVCRHLRELDFVCVEELVPARGLRVDVMALGPKGEIWIVECKSSRADFMADGKWQNYLGFCDRYFWAVDQAFPLELLPEETGLILADSYGAEILRIPEEDKLAPARRKVMHMKFARHAASRLQAWRDPGVAALFGGEG; encoded by the coding sequence ATGTCCCCGACTCCCGATCCCTTTCACGCCACCGCGCAGCCCGGCCAGTTGCTTGCCCGCGGCGTCTGCCGTCATCTGCGGGAGCTCGACTTCGTCTGCGTCGAGGAACTCGTGCCGGCGCGCGGGCTGCGCGTCGACGTGATGGCGCTCGGCCCGAAGGGAGAGATCTGGATCGTCGAATGCAAGTCGAGCCGGGCGGATTTCATGGCCGACGGCAAGTGGCAGAACTATCTCGGCTTCTGCGACCGCTATTTCTGGGCGGTGGATCAGGCCTTTCCGCTGGAGCTCCTGCCCGAGGAGACGGGTCTCATCCTTGCCGACAGCTATGGTGCCGAAATTCTCCGCATCCCGGAGGAGGACAAGCTCGCGCCGGCGCGGCGCAAGGTCATGCACATGAAATTCGCCCGCCATGCCGCGAGCCGCCTTCAGGCCTGGCGCGATCCGGGCGTGGCGGCGCTGTTCGGCGGCGAGGGCTGA
- a CDS encoding dipeptidase, translating to MLKRIAGGIAILIVLGAVLFFTFAPGIVEKAQNGYVAHAPYAISPEAQRLHDRLVIGDWHADSLMWKRDLLERGDRGHVDFPRLQEGNVAIQVFTTVTKSPAGQNYAENSAETRDNITALAIGQLWPVKSWFDLTERGLYMADRLTRYAEEAPEVVRVIRTKSDLDALLAARAEGARTIGALLGSEGGHILEGDIANLDRIFDAGFRLMGLTHFFDNALGGSLHGEGGAGLTDFGRQVVAEMVERHMIIDLAHASPQMAHDVVAMTDVPVILSHTGIRSHCEAHRNFEDDLMREIAGTGGVIGVGYWEDVTCDATPAGIARTIVAAVDLVGVDHVSLGSDYDGSVEVHMDSSELAALTQALIDEGLSDDDIAAVMGGNMVRVLSELLPE from the coding sequence ATGCTCAAACGGATCGCAGGCGGGATCGCCATCCTGATCGTGCTCGGCGCGGTGCTGTTCTTCACCTTCGCCCCCGGCATCGTCGAAAAGGCGCAGAACGGTTACGTCGCCCATGCCCCCTATGCCATTTCGCCCGAGGCGCAAAGGCTCCACGATCGCCTCGTGATCGGCGACTGGCATGCCGACAGCCTGATGTGGAAACGCGACCTTCTGGAGCGGGGCGATCGTGGCCATGTCGATTTCCCGCGCCTTCAGGAGGGCAATGTGGCGATCCAGGTCTTCACCACCGTGACGAAAAGCCCCGCCGGGCAGAATTACGCGGAAAACTCCGCCGAGACGCGCGACAACATCACCGCCCTCGCCATCGGCCAACTCTGGCCGGTGAAGAGCTGGTTCGACCTGACCGAGCGCGGCCTCTACATGGCGGACCGGCTCACACGCTATGCCGAGGAGGCGCCGGAGGTGGTCCGGGTGATCCGCACGAAATCCGATCTCGATGCGCTTCTCGCGGCGCGCGCGGAGGGGGCGCGGACCATCGGCGCGCTCCTCGGCTCCGAGGGCGGGCATATCCTCGAGGGCGACATCGCCAATCTCGACCGGATCTTCGACGCGGGCTTCCGCCTCATGGGGCTCACCCATTTCTTCGACAATGCCCTCGGCGGCTCGCTCCATGGCGAGGGCGGCGCGGGGCTCACCGACTTCGGGCGGCAGGTGGTCGCGGAGATGGTCGAGAGGCACATGATAATCGACCTTGCGCATGCCTCGCCGCAGATGGCGCACGACGTGGTCGCGATGACCGATGTGCCCGTCATCCTGTCCCATACCGGCATCCGGTCGCATTGCGAGGCGCACCGGAATTTCGAGGACGATCTGATGCGGGAAATCGCCGGGACCGGCGGCGTGATCGGGGTCGGCTACTGGGAGGACGTCACCTGCGATGCGACGCCGGCGGGCATCGCCCGTACCATCGTCGCGGCCGTCGACCTCGTGGGAGTCGATCACGTCTCCCTCGGGTCCGATTACGACGGCTCGGTCGAGGTCCACATGGACAGCTCCGAATTGGCCGCGCTCACGCAGGCGCTGATCGACGAGGGGCTGAGCGACGACGACATCGCCGCGGTCATGGGCGGCAACATGGTCCGCGTGCTGTCCGAACTTCTGCCGGAGTGA
- a CDS encoding DUF6476 family protein: protein MSDPKANEAGEMDPRDAARLTLLRRLVTGLLVVMIAGFLVLIGLLVTRFPSLGSPVSFDLPDRLDLPEGVRPEAFTRGADWIAVVAGREILIFDPETGALRQRIGIE, encoded by the coding sequence ATGAGCGATCCGAAGGCGAACGAGGCGGGCGAAATGGACCCGAGAGACGCGGCGCGGCTGACGCTCCTGCGCCGGCTCGTCACCGGGCTCCTGGTGGTGATGATTGCCGGGTTTCTAGTGCTGATCGGACTGCTTGTCACCCGTTTCCCGTCCCTCGGCTCCCCCGTCTCCTTCGATCTTCCCGACCGCCTCGACCTGCCCGAGGGCGTGAGGCCCGAGGCCTTCACCCGCGGCGCCGACTGGATCGCCGTCGTCGCCGGGCGGGAAATCCTGATCTTCGATCCCGAGACCGGCGCGCTGCGCCAGCGGATCGGCATCGAATAG
- the rpoH gene encoding RNA polymerase sigma factor RpoH codes for MSNYANLPAPSPEQGLNRYLQEIRKFPMLEPEEEYMLAKRWVDHEDASAAHKLVTSHLRLAAKIAMGYRGYGLPQAEVISEANVGLMQAVKRFDPEKGFRLATYAMWWIRASIQEYILRSWSLVKLGTTSAQKKLFFNLRKAKARIGALEEGDLHPDNVKQIAHDLGVTEDEVVSMNRRMSGSDASLNATVGNDEEGSAQWQDWLEDENANQAAEYEARDELESRRELLVQAMDVLNDREKDILLQRRLKDQPVTLEELSSQYQVSRERIRQIEVRAFEKLQKRMQDLAAEAGMLEEV; via the coding sequence ATGAGCAACTATGCAAATCTGCCGGCTCCGTCCCCCGAACAGGGGCTGAACCGGTATCTTCAGGAAATCCGGAAATTCCCGATGCTGGAACCGGAAGAGGAATACATGCTCGCGAAACGCTGGGTCGACCATGAGGACGCCTCCGCCGCGCACAAGCTCGTCACCTCGCACCTGCGCCTGGCGGCGAAGATCGCCATGGGCTATCGCGGCTACGGCCTGCCTCAGGCGGAGGTGATTTCCGAAGCCAATGTGGGGCTGATGCAGGCGGTGAAGCGATTCGACCCGGAAAAGGGATTCCGCCTCGCGACCTATGCGATGTGGTGGATCCGGGCGAGCATCCAGGAATATATCCTGCGTTCGTGGAGCCTCGTGAAACTCGGCACCACCTCGGCACAGAAGAAGCTGTTCTTCAACCTGCGCAAGGCGAAGGCCCGCATCGGCGCGCTGGAGGAAGGCGACCTGCATCCCGACAACGTGAAGCAGATCGCCCATGACCTCGGCGTGACGGAGGATGAGGTCGTGTCGATGAACCGGCGCATGTCCGGCTCCGACGCCTCGCTCAACGCCACCGTCGGCAATGACGAGGAAGGATCGGCCCAGTGGCAGGACTGGCTCGAGGACGAGAATGCCAACCAGGCCGCCGAATACGAGGCGCGCGATGAGCTCGAAAGCCGCCGCGAGCTGCTGGTGCAGGCGATGGACGTGCTCAACGACCGCGAGAAGGACATCCTGCTGCAACGCCGTCTGAAGGATCAGCCGGTGACGCTCGAGGAATTGTCGAGCCAGTATCAGGTGTCGCGCGAACGCATCCGCCAGATCGAGGTGCGCGCCTTCGAGAAGCTGCAAAAGCGGATGCAGGACCTCGCGGCCGAGGCCGGCATGCTCGAAGAGGTGTGA
- a CDS encoding Gfo/Idh/MocA family protein, giving the protein MTQPLRFGILGAANFAREHMARAIHEAEGAELVALATTAPEKAAPFLAFAPRLEIEPGYDALLARPDIDAVYIPLPNHMHVDWSLRALEAGKHVLCEKPIAMRAADIDRLIAKRDETGLLCAEAFMIVHHPQWQRARALIAAGEIGRLLHVDVAFSFNNPDPDNIRNKAALGGGVLGDIGVYAFGCARFATGEEPEEITSTRIVYANDVDVTAEVTARFPSFAYHGYVSMRMAPYQQARFHGERGVITLRTPFNAGVYGLAAMELRAASGRIRRKEFPTVRQYVLQVEAFVRSATEGAAYPWTLEEAQGTQAMIDRVLEADQGK; this is encoded by the coding sequence ATGACGCAACCGCTACGCTTCGGCATTCTGGGCGCCGCGAATTTCGCGCGCGAGCACATGGCGCGGGCGATCCATGAGGCAGAAGGGGCGGAACTCGTCGCGCTCGCCACCACCGCGCCGGAAAAGGCCGCGCCGTTTCTGGCCTTTGCCCCGCGGCTCGAGATCGAGCCGGGATATGACGCGCTGCTCGCCCGGCCCGATATCGACGCGGTCTACATCCCGCTGCCCAATCACATGCATGTGGACTGGAGCCTCAGGGCGCTCGAGGCGGGCAAGCATGTGCTCTGCGAGAAGCCGATCGCGATGAGGGCGGCGGACATCGACCGGCTGATCGCGAAACGCGACGAGACCGGGCTGCTCTGTGCCGAGGCCTTCATGATCGTGCATCATCCGCAATGGCAGCGCGCCCGTGCCCTGATCGCCGCGGGCGAGATCGGGCGGCTCCTGCATGTCGACGTGGCCTTCTCCTTCAACAATCCCGACCCGGACAACATCCGCAACAAGGCCGCGCTCGGCGGCGGGGTGCTGGGCGACATCGGCGTCTATGCCTTCGGCTGCGCCCGGTTCGCGACGGGCGAGGAGCCGGAGGAGATCACCTCCACCCGGATCGTCTATGCCAATGACGTGGACGTGACCGCCGAAGTGACCGCGCGCTTCCCCTCCTTTGCCTATCACGGCTATGTCTCGATGCGGATGGCGCCCTATCAGCAGGCGCGGTTCCACGGTGAGCGCGGTGTCATCACCCTGCGCACGCCCTTCAACGCCGGCGTCTACGGGCTGGCCGCGATGGAGCTGCGCGCGGCCTCGGGCCGCATCCGGCGCAAGGAATTTCCGACGGTGCGTCAATACGTTCTTCAGGTCGAGGCCTTCGTGCGCAGCGCGACCGAAGGTGCGGCCTATCCCTGGACGCTCGAGGAAGCGCAGGGCACGCAGGCGATGATCGACAGGGTGCTTGAGGCAGATCAAGGAAAATAG
- a CDS encoding 6,7-dimethyl-8-ribityllumazine synthase — translation MAANEQHYTLALPDFDRPVKLLIVVAPYYKDIADELVAGAKATVEAVGGTWDLVEVPGALEVPTAISIADKMSNFDGYVALGCVIRGETTHYETVCNDSSRALALMGLQGLCIGNGILTVENREQAVVRAEAKGQNKGGGAAAAALHLVALSRKWANPEKNVGFHSDAIRLAGTPEGRDKA, via the coding sequence ATGGCCGCCAATGAACAGCATTACACGCTCGCCCTGCCGGACTTCGACCGGCCGGTGAAGCTCCTGATCGTCGTCGCGCCCTATTACAAGGATATCGCCGACGAGCTCGTCGCGGGGGCGAAGGCGACGGTGGAGGCGGTCGGCGGCACCTGGGATCTCGTCGAGGTTCCGGGCGCGCTCGAGGTGCCGACGGCGATTTCCATCGCGGACAAGATGTCGAATTTCGACGGGTACGTGGCGCTGGGCTGCGTCATCCGGGGCGAAACCACCCATTACGAGACCGTGTGCAACGACAGCTCGCGCGCGCTCGCGCTCATGGGGCTCCAGGGGCTGTGCATCGGCAATGGGATCCTGACCGTGGAGAACCGCGAGCAGGCTGTCGTGCGCGCCGAGGCGAAGGGACAGAACAAGGGCGGCGGCGCGGCCGCTGCGGCCTTGCATCTCGTCGCGCTTTCGCGCAAATGGGCGAACCCGGAGAAGAACGTGGGATTCCATTCCGACGCGATCCGCCTCGCGGGGACGCCCGAAGGACGCGACAAAGCATGA
- a CDS encoding RluA family pseudouridine synthase: MPKTTLSFTIAEDPPKRLDKAIARDVPEEATLSRSRLAKLLAEGAVAVNGAVVMDQSARVAEGDRIEIAVEEAVETALRPEEIPLDVVHEDDDLIVVDKPVGMVVHPAPGAPTGTLVNALMAHCGGSLSGIGGERRPGIVHRIDKDTSGLLVVAKSDQAHQGLAKQFERHTVERRYLALVYGGPDAMDPRLRGVKGVGFEGSNILRIQTFLGRHKTDRQRQAVSFTEGRHAVTRTRVLELFGHPPQLALVECWLETGRTHQIRVHMAHAGHGLVGDQTYGGRRKLSQKALSEEVRAAVAAFPRQALHAAVLGFVHPVTGDRMRFEAPLPADMQDLLDRLR, translated from the coding sequence ATGCCCAAAACCACCCTGTCCTTCACCATCGCGGAAGACCCGCCCAAACGTCTTGATAAGGCGATCGCCCGCGATGTGCCAGAAGAAGCCACGCTCTCGCGCTCGCGTCTCGCAAAGCTGCTGGCGGAGGGTGCGGTCGCGGTGAACGGCGCGGTGGTCATGGATCAGAGCGCCAGGGTGGCCGAAGGCGACCGGATCGAGATCGCGGTGGAGGAGGCGGTCGAGACGGCGCTCCGGCCGGAGGAGATCCCGCTCGACGTGGTCCATGAGGACGACGATCTCATCGTGGTGGACAAGCCCGTGGGCATGGTCGTCCACCCGGCGCCGGGCGCGCCGACGGGAACGCTCGTCAACGCGCTGATGGCGCATTGCGGCGGCAGCCTGTCGGGGATCGGCGGCGAGCGGCGGCCGGGCATCGTGCACCGGATCGACAAGGATACCTCCGGCCTCCTTGTGGTCGCGAAAAGCGATCAGGCGCATCAGGGGCTGGCGAAACAGTTCGAAAGGCACACGGTCGAGCGCCGCTATCTCGCGCTCGTCTACGGCGGTCCCGACGCGATGGATCCGCGCCTGCGGGGCGTGAAGGGCGTCGGGTTCGAGGGCTCCAACATCCTGAGGATCCAGACCTTCCTCGGACGCCACAAGACGGACCGGCAGCGGCAGGCCGTCTCCTTCACCGAGGGGCGGCATGCGGTGACGCGCACGCGGGTGCTCGAGCTTTTCGGCCATCCGCCGCAGCTTGCGCTCGTGGAATGCTGGCTCGAGACCGGCCGCACCCACCAGATCCGCGTGCACATGGCCCATGCCGGCCATGGCCTCGTGGGCGACCAGACCTATGGCGGCCGGCGCAAGCTCAGCCAGAAGGCCCTGTCCGAAGAGGTGCGGGCAGCGGTGGCGGCCTTTCCCCGCCAGGCGCTGCACGCGGCCGTCCTCGGCTTTGTCCATCCGGTGACGGGGGACCGGATGCGCTTCGAGGCGCCGCTTCCTGCGGATATGCAGGACCTGCTCGATCGTCTTCGGTGA
- a CDS encoding riboflavin synthase → MFTGIVTDIGEVLELEKRGDLRARIGCTYDVATIEIGASIACDGVCLTVVALGREPRNWFDVEISAETVSKSGIGGWEVGTRINLERALKLGDELGGHIVSGHVDGVARITAMQDEGDSTRMTFDVPEALAKFIAPKGSVALNGTSLTVNEVEGRSFGVNVIPHTQEVTTWGGAKVGDAVNLEIDTLARYVARLQEWQA, encoded by the coding sequence ATGTTTACGGGGATCGTGACCGATATCGGCGAGGTGCTGGAGCTTGAGAAGCGCGGCGATCTGCGGGCGCGGATCGGCTGCACCTATGACGTCGCGACGATCGAGATCGGCGCGTCCATCGCCTGCGACGGCGTCTGCCTGACGGTGGTCGCGCTGGGGCGGGAGCCGCGCAACTGGTTCGACGTGGAGATTTCGGCGGAGACCGTCTCGAAATCGGGCATCGGCGGCTGGGAGGTCGGCACCCGGATCAACCTCGAGCGCGCGCTGAAGCTCGGGGACGAACTCGGCGGGCATATCGTCTCCGGCCATGTCGACGGGGTGGCGCGGATCACCGCGATGCAGGACGAGGGCGACAGCACCCGGATGACCTTCGACGTGCCGGAGGCGCTTGCGAAATTCATCGCGCCGAAGGGCTCCGTGGCACTCAACGGCACCTCGCTCACGGTGAACGAGGTCGAGGGCCGCAGCTTCGGGGTCAACGTCATCCCGCACACGCAGGAGGTCACGACCTGGGGCGGTGCGAAGGTGGGCGACGCGGTCAATCTCGAGATCGACACGCTCGCGCGCTATGTGGCGCGGCTTCAGGAATGGCAGGCATGA
- a CDS encoding capsule biosynthesis protein, translating to MQTETSDTTPGRKVFLMLQGPHGPFFWSLGRMLRRTGSEVWRVGFNAGDRAFWFSPGSFLPYTGQAEDWPDRFEALVREKGVTDIVLYGDTRPVHALATDRARALGLTVHVFEEGYIRPYWVTYERDGSNGNSMLMHLSVQDMRTALEKIDLDPIEPPPQWGEMRQHIFYGALYHWFVMFRNGAFRHYKGHRELPVSKEFLLYFKRLVLMPRHHLSREWHTRRILASGFPFHIALLQLEHDTSFQVHSPYTTMPEFIADVIAGFASGAPAHHHLVFKAHPLENDRRNLTQEVRRIAAEHGVPDRVHYVRGGKLKRLLHMARSAVTVNSTAGQQVLALGLPLKVFGRAVYDKPEFVSHQPLDEFFSRPVRPDRRAYRDYRQFLLESSQIPGGFYSKRGRRQLMRVVVDLMLAPEAPDTALLHGTAQPRQPLRLRR from the coding sequence ATGCAGACCGAAACCTCCGACACGACCCCCGGCAGGAAGGTGTTCCTGATGCTCCAGGGCCCGCACGGGCCGTTCTTCTGGAGCCTCGGACGCATGCTGCGCCGGACCGGGTCGGAGGTGTGGCGCGTCGGCTTCAACGCCGGCGACCGCGCCTTCTGGTTCTCCCCCGGCAGCTTCCTGCCCTATACCGGGCAGGCGGAGGACTGGCCGGACCGGTTCGAGGCGCTCGTGCGCGAGAAGGGCGTGACCGACATCGTGCTCTACGGCGATACCCGGCCCGTCCATGCGCTCGCCACCGACCGGGCCCGCGCGCTCGGCCTGACCGTGCACGTCTTCGAGGAAGGATATATCCGCCCCTACTGGGTCACATATGAACGCGACGGCTCGAACGGCAATTCGATGCTGATGCACCTGAGCGTGCAGGACATGCGCACCGCTCTCGAGAAGATCGACCTCGACCCCATCGAACCGCCTCCGCAATGGGGCGAGATGCGCCAGCACATCTTCTACGGCGCGCTCTATCACTGGTTCGTCATGTTCCGCAATGGTGCCTTCCGGCATTACAAGGGCCATCGCGAGCTGCCCGTCTCAAAGGAATTCCTGCTGTATTTCAAGCGACTGGTGCTCATGCCGCGGCACCACCTGTCGCGCGAATGGCATACGCGCCGGATCCTCGCGAGCGGCTTTCCCTTTCATATCGCCCTGCTCCAGCTCGAACACGACACGAGCTTTCAGGTGCATTCGCCCTATACGACGATGCCCGAATTCATCGCCGACGTGATCGCGGGTTTCGCAAGCGGCGCCCCCGCCCACCACCATCTCGTGTTCAAGGCGCATCCTCTCGAGAACGACCGGCGCAACCTCACCCAGGAGGTGCGCCGCATCGCCGCCGAACACGGCGTCCCCGACCGGGTGCATTACGTGCGCGGCGGAAAGCTGAAACGGCTGCTGCACATGGCGCGCTCGGCCGTGACCGTCAACTCCACCGCGGGCCAGCAGGTGCTCGCCCTCGGCCTCCCGCTCAAGGTCTTCGGACGCGCGGTCTACGACAAGCCGGAATTCGTGTCCCACCAGCCGCTCGACGAATTCTTCTCCCGGCCGGTCCGCCCGGACCGGCGCGCCTATCGCGACTACCGGCAATTCCTTCTTGAAAGCTCGCAGATCCCCGGCGGGTTCTATTCGAAACGCGGGCGGCGGCAGCTCATGCGCGTCGTGGTCGACCTGATGCTCGCGCCGGAGGCGCCGGACACCGCACTTCTGCACGGCACCGCCCAGCCGCGCCAGCCCCTGCGCCTCAGGCGATGA
- the nusB gene encoding transcription antitermination factor NusB has product MTDEDAGGNAHLKPPSKREMRSAARLYAVQALYQMEAADMTVDKVRRQFYDHFFGLVTEEEGEFIDGDSDLFHEITEIAVNDQAKIDQMTNRALVAKWPIARIDSTLRALFRAAGAELVSDRTPPKVVISEFVDVAKAFYPEGREPKFVNAVLDHMAREARPEAF; this is encoded by the coding sequence ATGACTGATGAAGACGCCGGCGGCAACGCCCATCTGAAACCGCCCTCCAAGCGCGAGATGCGATCCGCCGCCCGGCTCTATGCCGTGCAGGCGCTCTATCAGATGGAAGCCGCCGACATGACGGTCGACAAGGTGCGCCGCCAGTTCTACGACCATTTCTTCGGTCTGGTGACCGAGGAGGAGGGCGAGTTCATCGACGGGGACAGCGACCTGTTCCACGAGATCACCGAGATCGCGGTGAACGACCAGGCAAAGATCGACCAGATGACGAACCGTGCCCTGGTGGCGAAATGGCCGATCGCGCGGATCGATTCGACCCTGCGCGCGCTGTTCCGTGCCGCCGGGGCCGAGCTCGTTTCCGACCGCACGCCGCCGAAAGTCGTGATCAGCGAATTCGTGGATGTGGCGAAGGCGTTCTATCCCGAGGGGCGCGAGCCGAAATTCGTCAATGCCGTGCTCGATCACATGGCGCGGGAGGCCCGGCCGGAGGCATTCTGA
- a CDS encoding DUF4389 domain-containing protein: MANPNEFDHVMPDLSAPREERVEVVREPLGMRILFSVVIWVMMSFASTVIGALAILQGIILLTAGRKPNPRLAGFGTDIGIWFAKATRYITADSEVKPWPWTELD, from the coding sequence ATGGCCAACCCGAACGAATTCGATCATGTGATGCCGGACCTCTCCGCCCCGCGCGAGGAGCGGGTGGAGGTGGTGCGCGAACCTCTCGGGATGCGCATCCTGTTCTCCGTCGTGATCTGGGTGATGATGAGCTTTGCCTCCACCGTCATCGGTGCGCTCGCGATCCTCCAGGGCATTATCCTGCTGACGGCGGGCCGGAAGCCCAACCCGCGCCTCGCCGGCTTCGGCACGGACATCGGGATCTGGTTCGCCAAGGCCACGCGCTACATCACCGCCGACAGCGAGGTGAAGCCCTGGCCCTGGACGGAGCTCGATTGA
- a CDS encoding type 1 glutamine amidotransferase domain-containing protein, producing the protein MPKITEAKILILATNGFEQAELEVPRDKLREAGATVDVASLDGQKIKGWDKTDWGQEVDVDKALDDVRVTDYDALVLPGGQINPDLLRVEPEAIALIKEFNNAGKVIAAICHAPWLLIEAGLVSGREVTSYKSISTDVQNAGGNWKDVEVVSDNGIVTSRNPGDLEAFCKKIVEEVQEGRHDRKAA; encoded by the coding sequence ATGCCGAAGATCACCGAGGCGAAGATTCTCATTCTCGCCACCAACGGCTTCGAACAGGCCGAACTCGAAGTGCCCCGCGACAAGCTGCGCGAGGCGGGGGCGACCGTCGATGTCGCCTCGCTCGACGGGCAGAAGATCAAGGGCTGGGACAAGACGGACTGGGGCCAGGAGGTCGACGTCGACAAGGCGCTCGACGATGTGCGTGTCACCGATTACGACGCGCTCGTGCTGCCCGGCGGCCAGATCAACCCCGACCTGCTGCGCGTGGAGCCGGAGGCGATCGCCCTCATCAAGGAGTTCAACAACGCCGGGAAGGTGATTGCCGCGATCTGCCACGCGCCCTGGCTGCTGATCGAGGCCGGGCTCGTGTCCGGGCGCGAGGTGACGTCCTACAAGTCGATCTCGACCGATGTGCAGAACGCCGGCGGCAACTGGAAGGATGTGGAGGTCGTGTCCGACAACGGCATCGTCACCAGCCGCAATCCCGGCGACCTCGAGGCGTTCTGCAAGAAGATCGTCGAGGAGGTGCAGGAAGGCCGCCACGACCGGAAGGCCGCGTAA